The following coding sequences lie in one Polynucleobacter necessarius genomic window:
- the queE gene encoding 7-carboxy-7-deazaguanine synthase, whose translation MYTVKELFPTLQGEGAHAGRAAVFCRFAGCNLWSGREEDRATAVCQFCDTDFVGSDGVGGGKFESAQELANAIETSWKSTLAGPQQRYVVFTGGEPLLQLDEALIDALHQKGFEVAIETNGTIKVPKGVDWVCVSPKAGSELIVLQANELKLVIPQKGHGSLEKLLARFEKMDYRNRFLQPMDGPDLKVNTELAVSLCQKRPLWRLSIQSHKLIGIR comes from the coding sequence ATGTATACCGTTAAAGAACTATTTCCTACCCTTCAAGGCGAAGGAGCTCACGCTGGTCGTGCAGCTGTCTTTTGTCGTTTTGCCGGCTGCAATTTATGGAGTGGTCGCGAAGAAGATAGAGCGACAGCGGTTTGTCAGTTCTGCGATACCGATTTTGTAGGCAGTGATGGTGTGGGTGGTGGAAAATTTGAAAGTGCTCAAGAATTAGCAAATGCTATAGAAACTTCATGGAAAAGTACTTTAGCCGGCCCACAGCAGCGTTATGTAGTTTTTACTGGTGGAGAGCCTCTATTGCAGCTAGATGAGGCCTTGATTGATGCGCTTCATCAAAAAGGATTTGAAGTCGCCATTGAAACCAACGGGACTATCAAAGTTCCCAAAGGGGTAGACTGGGTTTGTGTGAGTCCTAAAGCGGGATCTGAATTAATTGTGCTTCAAGCAAATGAATTAAAGCTGGTGATACCTCAAAAAGGACATGGGTCCTTGGAGAAATTGTTGGCTCGTTTTGAAAAGATGGATTATCGCAATCGCTTTTTGCAACCAATGGATGGGCCGGACTTAAAAGTGAATACTGAGTTAGCAGTGAGTTTGTGTCAAAAACGACCCTTATGGCGTTTGAGTATTCAATCTCATAAACTCATTGGAATTCGATAA
- the queD gene encoding 6-carboxytetrahydropterin synthase QueD: MTKKQSAISITRRLEFDSGHRTPNHDGQCRHLHGHRYAIEVTLTGEVADHPGKADDGMVLDFGDIKRLTNEYIVDKWDHAFLVAKEDEGLVAFLSSLPNHKTVILEHVPTVENLANAAFAILQPVFNKAFGGRLELSAIRLYETPNCWADVHHS, encoded by the coding sequence ATGACTAAGAAACAATCTGCAATTTCAATCACCCGCCGACTAGAGTTTGATTCTGGTCACCGCACCCCAAATCATGATGGGCAATGCAGGCATTTGCATGGACATCGTTATGCCATTGAGGTGACGTTGACAGGCGAGGTTGCCGATCATCCTGGCAAAGCTGATGATGGAATGGTCTTAGATTTTGGTGATATCAAACGCCTTACTAATGAATACATTGTTGATAAATGGGATCATGCGTTCTTGGTGGCAAAAGAGGATGAAGGCCTGGTCGCATTTTTGTCAAGCTTGCCCAATCATAAGACGGTGATTTTGGAGCATGTTCCTACCGTAGAAAACTTAGCTAATGCTGCATTCGCAATATTGCAGCCAGTTTTTAATAAAGCATTCGGTGGGCGTCTTGAGCTTTCTGCTATTCGATTATATGAGACGCCTAATTGTTGGGCTGATGTTCATCACTCTTAA
- the tadA gene encoding tRNA adenosine(34) deaminase TadA, with translation MKQNELDQQFMQQAIEQAQLAALAGEVPVGAVLVKDGQVIAKAFNKPITSHDPSAHAEMLTLRQAAQVEQNYRLPGSTLYVTLEPCAMCSGAILHARVDRVVFGATDLKTGAAGSVLDVFSSKQINHQTRVEGGIMSEECGQLLRSFFKERR, from the coding sequence ATGAAGCAAAACGAGCTTGACCAACAGTTTATGCAACAAGCTATTGAGCAAGCTCAATTAGCGGCTCTTGCTGGTGAAGTTCCTGTTGGCGCTGTTCTGGTTAAGGACGGTCAAGTAATTGCTAAAGCATTTAATAAGCCGATCACCAGTCATGATCCTAGCGCTCATGCCGAGATGCTGACATTAAGACAAGCAGCCCAAGTCGAGCAAAACTATCGTCTACCAGGCAGCACTCTATATGTCACCCTTGAGCCTTGCGCCATGTGTTCAGGTGCAATATTGCACGCTAGAGTTGATCGGGTGGTTTTTGGTGCTACTGACCTTAAAACTGGTGCTGCAGGAAGTGTTTTAGATGTATTCTCTTCAAAACAAATCAATCATCAAACGCGTGTTGAAGGTGGGATTATGAGTGAAGAGTGCGGCCAATTGCTACGTAGCTTTTTTAAGGAACGTCGTTGA
- a CDS encoding LD-carboxypeptidase — translation MKAIHLIAPSGASLEERTPLAGIAWLKSQGIAVANAECVHRVHERFAGTDAERLAELNHLPSIDSESVVMVMRGGYGLHRLLSQIEWEAIAKAVKNGLQICGHSDFTVFELGLLAKTAGITLSGPMLNFDFGGSDEGGKLIAPDGFMWKHFLDAIQERKLNCTINASQSFLGSASSSSLVGMLWGGNLTVLASLIGTPYLPNARQTQGGILFLEDVNEHPYRLERTMMQLLDAGVLENQGAVLLGGFSAYRLYDNDRGYSLARAIEAIRQRLPNHIPMLTDLPFGHQANKLTLPVGAQATLDYNESGFTLKSSW, via the coding sequence TTGAAAGCGATTCATTTAATTGCACCTTCGGGAGCAAGTCTAGAGGAGCGGACTCCTTTGGCTGGTATTGCTTGGTTAAAGAGTCAAGGAATTGCTGTTGCTAACGCAGAATGTGTGCACCGCGTCCATGAGCGCTTTGCGGGTACCGATGCAGAGCGTTTGGCTGAACTTAACCACTTGCCATCAATAGATTCTGAGTCAGTCGTGATGGTGATGCGAGGCGGTTATGGTTTACATCGTTTGCTTTCTCAGATCGAATGGGAAGCCATTGCCAAAGCAGTTAAGAATGGACTACAAATCTGTGGCCACAGTGACTTTACAGTATTTGAGTTGGGTTTATTGGCTAAAACAGCGGGTATCACCCTATCTGGCCCGATGCTCAATTTTGATTTTGGTGGGTCTGATGAGGGTGGCAAGTTAATTGCCCCTGATGGATTTATGTGGAAGCATTTTTTAGATGCCATCCAAGAACGAAAATTAAATTGCACGATTAATGCCTCCCAATCTTTTCTGGGTTCTGCAAGTTCAAGCAGCTTGGTTGGAATGCTATGGGGTGGAAATTTGACAGTCTTGGCCAGTCTAATTGGTACGCCATATTTGCCCAATGCCCGACAAACTCAGGGAGGCATCTTATTTTTAGAAGATGTTAATGAGCACCCATATCGTTTGGAGAGAACGATGATGCAGTTGCTCGATGCGGGAGTCCTCGAAAATCAAGGGGCAGTTTTATTGGGTGGTTTTTCAGCATATCGTCTTTACGATAACGACCGGGGCTACTCATTAGCACGTGCTATTGAGGCAATTCGTCAGCGCTTGCCAAATCACATCCCTATGCTCACCGACTTACCATTCGGTCATCAGGCAAATAAGTTAACTTTGCCAGTGGGTGCTCAAGCAACGCTTGATTACAACGAGTCTGGCTTTACACTGAAATCTAGTTGGTAG
- a CDS encoding SOUL family heme-binding protein — protein sequence MRLYEPMILAEVQVEGDLDQASSQGFRLIAAYIFGENQVNQKIAMTAPVAVEQQSAKIAMTAPVSIESNSGQWIVSFVMPAEYTIESLPKPLNPKVQIRQIPQVRRAVFQFSGFYNSQKVADKTLELEQWMKGMNLVPLGDPKFARYNPPWTLLFMRRNEVMIDVRD from the coding sequence TTGAGATTATATGAACCAATGATCCTGGCAGAGGTTCAGGTAGAGGGCGACTTAGATCAAGCATCTAGTCAGGGATTCCGCTTGATTGCTGCTTATATTTTTGGTGAAAATCAAGTTAACCAAAAGATTGCCATGACTGCTCCCGTAGCAGTAGAGCAACAGAGCGCAAAGATTGCGATGACTGCGCCTGTCAGTATTGAATCTAACTCAGGGCAATGGATAGTCTCATTTGTGATGCCAGCAGAGTACACGATTGAGTCCCTGCCTAAGCCTTTGAATCCTAAGGTGCAGATCAGGCAGATCCCCCAAGTGAGGCGGGCGGTGTTTCAATTTTCTGGGTTCTATAACAGTCAAAAAGTTGCCGACAAAACCCTTGAGCTTGAGCAGTGGATGAAGGGTATGAATCTTGTGCCTCTTGGTGATCCAAAATTTGCTCGCTATAACCCACCTTGGACGCTGCTCTTCATGCGTCGTAATGAGGTCATGATTGATGTGCGCGATTAG
- a CDS encoding 23S rRNA (adenine(2030)-N(6))-methyltransferase RlmJ produces MFSYRHAFHAGSHADILKHLTLIHLVEYLQEKPGALTIVDTHAGAEIYSLKDGFATVSKEAEGGIFRLQAFANSNPLPESIQRYLEAIQPENTPEELSTYPGSPFIIARLLRPQDRLKLFELHPKEIDILRHNIAELKQSKQIDIYAEDCFKRLKGLLPPPSRRGLVLIDPSYEDKQDYRYLEETMEEALKRFATGCYAIWYPTLSRRESAALPDQMKKIATKHKRSWLHAQLRIENAPGERRLQASGMFIINPPWTLEKHLSQALPVLTKALGVDGGAQFLLKSVEAKN; encoded by the coding sequence ATGTTTAGCTATCGACATGCTTTTCATGCTGGCAGTCATGCTGACATTCTCAAACATTTGACACTGATTCATCTTGTAGAGTATTTACAAGAAAAGCCTGGGGCTCTGACGATCGTGGACACTCATGCTGGCGCTGAAATTTACAGCCTCAAAGATGGATTTGCTACAGTGAGCAAAGAAGCTGAAGGTGGAATCTTTCGTCTGCAAGCTTTTGCAAATTCCAACCCCCTGCCTGAAAGTATTCAAAGATATCTAGAAGCCATTCAGCCTGAAAATACGCCTGAAGAGCTGAGCACCTATCCTGGATCGCCATTCATTATTGCAAGACTGTTGCGACCACAAGACCGTCTAAAGTTATTTGAGCTCCACCCTAAAGAAATTGATATTCTGCGCCACAATATTGCGGAGTTAAAACAGTCAAAACAAATTGATATTTATGCTGAAGACTGCTTTAAAAGACTGAAGGGGCTATTGCCCCCACCAAGCAGACGCGGTTTGGTACTGATAGACCCGTCTTATGAAGATAAACAAGACTATCGTTATCTAGAAGAAACTATGGAAGAAGCCTTAAAACGGTTTGCCACAGGCTGTTATGCCATCTGGTACCCCACTCTTTCTAGAAGAGAGTCCGCAGCTCTGCCAGATCAAATGAAAAAGATTGCAACCAAGCATAAACGCTCCTGGTTGCACGCACAATTGCGAATAGAAAATGCGCCAGGTGAACGTCGCCTGCAGGCAAGCGGCATGTTCATTATTAATCCACCATGGACATTAGAAAAACATTTATCCCAAGCGCTACCTGTGCTGACTAAAGCGTTGGGTGTAGATGGCGGCGCGCAGTTCTTGTTAAAGAGTGTTGAAGCTAAAAACTAA
- a CDS encoding phosphatase PAP2 family protein, translated as MSKNAIPHFAWLIPLAPIAFAFGIYFGGLQSSSFLFINRLTQLLPDMLWAWLTFLGNGWGSFSLFFPLLLLAPRLLSAGLFAGAFSAIASTILKRIFNLPRPARVLENNSFHSIGETLLDKALPSGHTLTAFAVMSAIYFASDTENRKPLGFLFLLAALTGLSRNAVGAHWLTDVMAGAGIGLWCGMIGALCALRIPEAQLSPRKAWPRIIALGGLSSIYVHSTQVLDIDLNLPLQYASIAIVVITLIFFGKAQFGSLPKNSQ; from the coding sequence ATGAGCAAAAATGCTATTCCTCATTTTGCATGGCTAATTCCACTAGCCCCAATCGCGTTCGCATTTGGAATTTATTTTGGTGGACTGCAAAGCAGTAGTTTTTTATTTATCAACCGCCTCACACAATTGCTGCCAGATATGCTATGGGCTTGGCTCACTTTTTTAGGCAATGGCTGGGGCAGTTTTTCACTCTTCTTTCCTCTACTCTTGTTAGCGCCACGATTACTCAGCGCCGGATTGTTTGCTGGTGCATTTTCGGCAATTGCTAGCACTATCCTCAAAAGAATATTTAACCTACCTAGGCCGGCTAGGGTATTAGAAAATAACAGCTTTCATAGTATTGGAGAAACGCTCCTTGATAAAGCACTTCCCTCTGGCCATACCTTAACGGCATTTGCCGTGATGAGCGCCATCTACTTTGCTAGCGACACTGAAAATCGCAAACCTCTGGGGTTCCTCTTTTTACTAGCCGCACTCACTGGACTCTCCCGTAATGCAGTTGGCGCCCACTGGCTTACCGATGTCATGGCAGGCGCCGGAATTGGGCTGTGGTGCGGGATGATTGGTGCCCTTTGTGCATTGCGTATTCCTGAAGCGCAACTAAGCCCCCGAAAAGCCTGGCCACGCATTATTGCTCTTGGTGGTCTATCCTCCATCTACGTTCATAGTACCCAAGTTCTGGATATAGACCTTAATCTTCCACTGCAATATGCATCGATTGCGATTGTTGTCATTACTCTTATTTTCTTTGGTAAAGCGCAGTTCGGATCATTGCCAAAAAACTCACAATAA
- a CDS encoding glycosyltransferase family 9 protein: MTISVNTMRAIDHWVGVPLCAIVSPVVALLDGLKNVFSSGPATPKKLLFIELSEMGSAILVDPAMRNAQARGAELFFLIFKSNRASLTLLNTVKPENIFTIDSSSLGGLIKDTLRFLIVARCHRIDTVIDLELFSRFTALLTGLCGARRRVGYHIFHGEGLWRGFMLTRKVHYNPHIHITKNFLSLIHAAFATEIEVPFSKIHIADSEVRLEQAVIQPGALEKVKARIEKLAKEANIAFTYGKDRIILINPNASDLLPQRRWSQQRFSELIQAIHERYPTDLILITGSPAEFIYVDKVRSVANVKNALNFAGQVSFAELPPLYTLSDVMVTNDSGPGHFSAVTSLHTVVLFGPETPALYGSVGNSIAITANLACSPCVSAANHRKTPCSNNVCMQAISVAQVLEKVNVQLEQADKAKGR; encoded by the coding sequence ATGACTATTAGCGTCAATACCATGCGTGCCATTGATCATTGGGTTGGTGTGCCTTTGTGCGCCATCGTCAGTCCAGTGGTGGCCTTATTGGATGGCTTAAAAAATGTGTTTAGCAGTGGTCCAGCAACTCCAAAAAAACTACTCTTTATTGAACTCTCAGAAATGGGCAGTGCAATATTGGTTGATCCAGCCATGCGCAATGCACAAGCTCGTGGCGCCGAACTCTTTTTCCTCATCTTCAAGAGTAATCGTGCAAGTCTTACCCTACTGAACACAGTCAAGCCAGAAAATATCTTCACGATTGATTCTTCTAGCTTAGGCGGCCTCATTAAAGATACCCTACGCTTTTTGATTGTTGCTAGATGCCATCGTATTGATACCGTAATTGACTTAGAACTCTTCTCACGTTTTACCGCCCTCCTTACTGGTTTATGTGGAGCAAGACGTCGAGTGGGTTATCACATTTTTCATGGCGAGGGTTTATGGCGGGGCTTCATGCTAACCCGCAAGGTGCATTACAACCCACACATCCATATCACTAAGAACTTTCTCTCCCTGATTCATGCTGCTTTTGCCACTGAAATTGAAGTACCCTTTAGCAAAATACATATTGCAGATTCTGAAGTTCGCTTAGAGCAAGCAGTCATTCAGCCTGGCGCACTAGAGAAAGTTAAAGCCCGTATCGAGAAGTTAGCCAAAGAAGCCAATATTGCATTCACTTACGGCAAAGATAGAATCATCCTCATCAACCCAAATGCGAGTGATCTATTGCCGCAGCGTCGCTGGTCACAACAACGGTTTTCTGAGTTAATTCAAGCGATACATGAACGCTATCCAACCGATTTAATTCTCATTACCGGTTCTCCTGCAGAATTTATTTATGTAGACAAAGTGCGCTCAGTTGCGAATGTGAAGAATGCTCTTAACTTTGCTGGTCAAGTGAGTTTTGCAGAACTCCCTCCGCTCTACACACTATCCGATGTCATGGTGACCAATGACTCAGGTCCAGGCCACTTCTCTGCTGTGACATCCCTTCACACCGTGGTACTTTTTGGCCCAGAAACACCTGCTCTTTATGGCTCTGTTGGTAACTCAATTGCCATAACCGCCAATCTAGCCTGCTCCCCTTGTGTGAGCGCCGCTAATCATCGCAAGACACCGTGTAGCAATAATGTTTGTATGCAGGCCATTTCAGTAGCGCAAGTACTAGAAAAGGTCAATGTACAACTTGAGCAAGCTGACAAGGCAAAAGGTCGCTAA
- a CDS encoding lysylphosphatidylglycerol synthase transmembrane domain-containing protein: MSSEPHSTPQTPSGWKSALKRAWPSIRIILSLALLWKATSGIDWHTLLDSQIKMEPIWLIAAGIAICCAFICGGIRWGFLMRSVGFKSSFKTYVALYFAGGLINQGLPSTLGGDSYRAITATHLTSAGNLKDTSELNEELHHSVDLEHATPKLRLSFSMVLVDRLIGLAGNNLLGGIGLVLGGATLALWGQDLGYFVIAIMLLAGLIASIILAWPNSRSLLQKLLDRLRMNNAMPGIRLAFSWPMNIAQAIFAIGIHGFIILAFGFCLKTYGAEAPISSLMIGLPALSLLLMLPISISGWGLREATLSSVLALWGVNPSLTVLASISYGAITVISVLPGAYFLLKRK; encoded by the coding sequence ATGAGTTCAGAACCCCACTCCACCCCCCAAACTCCCTCAGGGTGGAAATCCGCTCTGAAACGGGCATGGCCTTCGATTCGCATCATCCTCTCTCTAGCACTCCTATGGAAAGCCACCAGCGGAATTGATTGGCACACACTACTAGACTCGCAAATCAAGATGGAGCCGATTTGGCTGATTGCAGCAGGAATTGCTATTTGTTGCGCTTTTATATGCGGAGGCATACGGTGGGGATTTCTTATGCGCAGCGTAGGCTTCAAAAGCTCTTTCAAAACATATGTTGCCCTGTACTTTGCAGGGGGATTAATTAATCAAGGACTTCCGAGCACTTTAGGTGGAGATAGTTATCGTGCAATTACTGCAACTCATCTCACCAGCGCCGGAAACTTAAAAGATACTTCGGAGCTGAATGAAGAGCTCCACCATTCCGTGGATTTAGAGCATGCTACCCCAAAACTGCGTCTTAGTTTTTCGATGGTTTTGGTTGATCGCTTAATAGGTTTGGCAGGGAACAATCTATTAGGGGGTATTGGTCTAGTCCTAGGCGGCGCCACATTGGCCCTCTGGGGGCAAGACTTGGGCTACTTTGTCATTGCAATTATGCTACTTGCGGGACTGATTGCATCCATTATTCTGGCTTGGCCAAACAGCCGCAGTCTTTTGCAAAAGTTGCTGGATCGCTTGCGGATGAACAACGCCATGCCAGGCATTCGCTTAGCTTTCTCATGGCCAATGAATATTGCCCAAGCCATTTTTGCGATCGGGATTCATGGCTTCATTATTTTGGCTTTTGGCTTTTGTCTTAAGACCTATGGCGCTGAGGCACCAATCTCCAGCCTCATGATTGGCCTCCCAGCCTTGAGCCTTCTACTTATGCTACCAATTAGCATCTCTGGATGGGGCTTACGCGAGGCTACCCTTTCTTCAGTATTGGCCTTGTGGGGAGTTAATCCCTCATTAACAGTGCTTGCCTCCATTAGCTATGGTGCAATTACGGTGATCTCTGTTCTTCCAGGCGCCTACTTTTTACTAAAACGAAAATAA
- a CDS encoding glycosyltransferase family 39 protein, which produces MRHQSPSSWAAISVCLAALVHFALGFAIGFSVDEAHYALYAQHLAWSYFDHPPLVGWIQWPLIALTSSEGMIRLIPEMLWIISCYLVYQVTIQTHHFIQGRNAGYLTSALPSANTCGLMAVLAMVAAPLPHILAIGLLPDTLLTPLSLCLMLMALRWLTRDQFTATDWLITGGLLGLAGLSKYTAVFTAIALLIVFLSAPRKPWITKLGFWLAAAFALALITPVLYWNWANDWISFNYQIAHGSGGTWLWRRFAAYIGVQILVYGSLLVLGGYLFIKNCIHGTKFSLFALLGFFFVPFGIFSALAGGGGLPHWTTPAWFCLAPFAGIGLAKAWSTQHRRLIQILLVTQISLCCIGFAYVLSGGINSAAMKSNPIADLYGWKAAGEKAVYLSKTNQVNGIAVQNWTLGSRAAWYAKPIPVFILDQRQDQFDLWFGQLPKGSNILLINWSGMSFPNPVRNQSGFERCEPLDTLEISRFGKILSQFDFSLCSHWQGPLLAE; this is translated from the coding sequence ATGCGCCACCAATCTCCTTCAAGCTGGGCAGCAATCTCTGTTTGCTTAGCGGCTCTCGTGCATTTCGCACTAGGATTTGCAATCGGGTTTTCAGTGGATGAGGCTCACTACGCCCTTTATGCGCAGCACTTAGCCTGGAGCTATTTTGATCACCCTCCTTTAGTAGGGTGGATCCAGTGGCCACTCATAGCCCTCACTTCATCAGAGGGCATGATTCGACTCATTCCAGAAATGCTTTGGATTATTTCCTGTTATCTTGTTTACCAAGTCACTATTCAGACGCACCACTTTATTCAAGGTCGAAATGCAGGCTATTTAACCAGCGCATTACCTTCGGCCAATACTTGCGGACTGATGGCAGTGCTAGCCATGGTTGCTGCACCCTTGCCCCATATCTTAGCAATTGGTTTGTTACCAGACACCTTACTAACACCATTGAGTTTATGCCTCATGTTGATGGCATTACGCTGGCTAACAAGAGATCAATTTACGGCTACAGACTGGTTGATCACTGGAGGCTTGCTGGGGCTAGCAGGCCTTAGCAAATACACCGCAGTATTTACAGCTATTGCTCTTCTCATCGTATTTTTAAGCGCACCCAGAAAACCCTGGATTACAAAACTGGGATTCTGGCTGGCAGCTGCATTTGCGCTGGCCCTGATTACTCCTGTGCTCTACTGGAATTGGGCAAACGATTGGATTTCATTTAACTATCAAATTGCTCACGGCTCTGGCGGAACCTGGTTATGGAGAAGGTTTGCAGCCTATATTGGTGTGCAGATACTTGTATATGGCTCCCTCCTTGTATTAGGTGGATACCTCTTCATAAAAAACTGTATTCACGGCACAAAATTTTCACTCTTTGCATTACTGGGTTTCTTTTTCGTTCCGTTTGGAATTTTTAGTGCACTAGCTGGTGGCGGAGGCTTGCCACACTGGACAACTCCCGCATGGTTTTGTCTTGCACCTTTTGCGGGCATTGGCCTAGCAAAAGCATGGTCGACACAACATCGTCGACTGATTCAAATTCTATTAGTCACACAAATTTCACTTTGCTGCATTGGATTTGCTTATGTTCTATCTGGCGGCATTAATTCAGCAGCGATGAAGTCCAATCCCATTGCTGATCTCTACGGCTGGAAAGCGGCAGGAGAAAAAGCCGTCTACTTAAGCAAAACCAACCAGGTTAATGGGATTGCCGTCCAAAATTGGACACTTGGCAGTCGGGCTGCATGGTATGCAAAACCAATCCCAGTATTTATTCTGGATCAACGCCAAGATCAATTTGATTTATGGTTTGGTCAATTACCCAAGGGCTCAAATATTCTGCTCATTAACTGGTCAGGAATGAGTTTTCCCAATCCAGTTCGCAATCAGTCCGGGTTTGAGCGCTGCGAGCCTTTAGATACCCTTGAAATTTCACGATTTGGGAAAATACTCTCTCAGTTTGACTTTAGCCTGTGTAGTCACTGGCAAGGCCCTCTATTGGCGGAGTAA
- a CDS encoding DUF3047 domain-containing protein produces MLKSILSFLMILSMLALTACAGFGGGSVQDESGQAFNPDQMQAQEELPKFSAETAREGMPNGWNFYRIAPYKKNTIYRLENYQGKTVLSANSKTSASGLAVKLRPRSPNNLWLQWEWKAINALPDADNTEGYRDDAPLRILVAFDGNKSKLPLKEKLNFEMANLISGQEMPYATLMYIWSGKTPVDTIIANAHTSRVKMIVVDSGWDNLGVWHQHQRDLVADYKRAYGENPGNLIGVALLTDTDNTKSETRTFYGDIELIRKHPK; encoded by the coding sequence ATGCTGAAGTCAATTCTTTCTTTTTTAATGATCCTGTCGATGCTAGCCCTTACGGCTTGCGCTGGGTTTGGCGGCGGATCAGTACAAGATGAATCAGGTCAGGCATTCAACCCAGATCAAATGCAAGCTCAAGAAGAACTTCCTAAGTTCTCGGCAGAGACTGCGCGGGAGGGCATGCCCAATGGTTGGAATTTTTATCGCATAGCTCCATACAAAAAGAATACGATCTACCGGCTAGAGAACTATCAAGGTAAAACAGTATTAAGTGCCAACTCTAAAACCTCTGCTTCTGGATTAGCTGTGAAGTTGCGCCCACGCTCACCAAATAATTTATGGCTACAGTGGGAATGGAAGGCTATCAATGCATTACCCGATGCCGATAATACCGAAGGGTATCGCGATGATGCCCCTTTGAGAATTTTGGTGGCTTTTGATGGCAACAAATCAAAGCTCCCATTGAAAGAAAAATTGAATTTTGAAATGGCCAATTTAATTAGTGGTCAAGAAATGCCCTACGCGACCTTGATGTATATCTGGTCAGGAAAGACTCCGGTCGACACTATAATCGCGAATGCGCATACCTCTCGCGTCAAAATGATTGTGGTCGACTCTGGCTGGGATAATTTAGGTGTATGGCATCAGCATCAGCGTGACTTGGTAGCTGATTACAAGCGAGCCTATGGTGAAAATCCTGGAAATTTGATTGGTGTCGCCTTGCTAACGGATACTGATAATACGAAGTCAGAAACACGCACTTTTTATGGTGATATAGAGTTGATTCGTAAACACCCAAAATAA